The following proteins are co-located in the Trichormus variabilis 0441 genome:
- a CDS encoding sensor histidine kinase — translation MQTQQPIPVDSSSDSKEVSLEEPSTSTDELPTIEFPSRGKLKASSWRIHQKIGYGYFVAIGIGFFGSLTGLVIANYYRGKEIREFNQAQEQRQLLTDYKNAVIGAQLHSSNIVAFLEDPQRLPMKKADFLRDVKKAEAGEQKIAKFIEGRPKDLAATSVNLKALLQDYAFYLDAYVQQIDAVVAEIQQPVPPKQAAQVRAKLLEIMRGETAMQLEQLSRKLSNILQTAESKERQRQRDVEEAKSVERLIVMVSMLVSVAIAAIVAWRTSRAIAEPVITVTQVAEQVARKPNFDLRAPVTTEDEIGLLAKSLNRLIERVSERTKELEQAKELAEAASKAKSIFLANVSHELRTPLNAVIGLSQLLKDDAADLSLSGEFTSDLETINSAGRHLLELINDILDLSKIEAGKMTLYPEIFDVVTLINNVVLTVKPTIEKNNNILEIYCDEHLGTMYADQTRMRQVLLNLLSNAAKFTTNGSIKLTVRREKEDFLAEMPFGAISFTVSDTGIGMSPSQQLQLFQPFTQGDTSTTKKYGGTGLGLAISRHFCQMMGGEIIVKSQPGLGSTFTVYLPLQEQS, via the coding sequence ATGCAAACTCAACAGCCGATCCCTGTTGACAGCAGTTCAGACAGCAAAGAAGTGTCATTAGAAGAGCCATCAACATCGACAGACGAACTCCCAACTATAGAATTTCCTTCACGAGGGAAACTCAAAGCAAGTTCCTGGCGTATCCATCAGAAAATTGGGTATGGATACTTTGTGGCAATTGGAATTGGCTTTTTCGGCTCACTCACTGGATTGGTAATTGCCAATTACTACCGAGGCAAAGAAATCAGGGAATTTAATCAAGCTCAAGAACAAAGACAATTATTAACCGATTATAAGAATGCTGTTATTGGAGCGCAACTACATAGCTCTAATATTGTGGCATTTTTGGAAGATCCCCAGCGCTTACCCATGAAAAAAGCCGATTTCTTGAGGGATGTCAAAAAAGCCGAAGCTGGTGAACAAAAAATTGCCAAGTTTATAGAGGGTAGACCTAAAGACTTGGCTGCAACTAGTGTCAACTTAAAAGCTCTATTACAAGACTATGCGTTTTATTTAGATGCTTATGTGCAGCAAATAGATGCTGTCGTAGCAGAGATTCAGCAGCCTGTACCACCAAAACAGGCGGCTCAAGTCAGAGCGAAGTTATTGGAGATTATGCGCGGCGAAACAGCCATGCAGCTAGAGCAACTCTCACGGAAGTTATCCAATATCTTACAAACTGCTGAATCAAAAGAGCGTCAGAGACAAAGAGATGTTGAAGAAGCCAAAAGCGTTGAGAGATTAATTGTGATGGTGAGTATGCTGGTGTCAGTGGCGATCGCTGCCATCGTAGCATGGCGGACTAGTCGAGCGATCGCTGAACCAGTCATTACCGTCACCCAAGTAGCAGAACAAGTAGCCCGTAAACCGAATTTTGATTTACGCGCTCCTGTCACGACAGAAGATGAAATCGGCTTACTGGCTAAATCCCTCAATCGTCTAATTGAGCGTGTATCTGAGCGTACCAAAGAACTAGAACAAGCTAAAGAACTAGCTGAAGCAGCCAGCAAAGCAAAAAGTATATTTCTTGCCAATGTTAGTCATGAGTTGCGTACACCTTTAAACGCTGTAATTGGCTTAAGCCAACTCCTCAAAGACGATGCGGCTGACCTGAGTTTGTCGGGAGAATTCACCAGTGATCTAGAAACCATCAATTCTGCGGGTAGACACCTACTGGAACTAATTAACGATATTCTGGATTTGTCGAAAATTGAAGCGGGTAAAATGACCCTTTATCCAGAGATATTTGATGTTGTTACACTCATAAATAATGTTGTTTTAACCGTCAAACCGACTATAGAAAAAAATAACAACATTTTAGAAATATATTGTGATGAACACCTGGGTACAATGTATGCTGATCAAACCAGGATGCGGCAAGTATTATTAAATCTACTCAGTAATGCTGCTAAATTCACCACCAACGGCAGTATCAAACTTACAGTTAGGCGAGAAAAAGAAGATTTTTTAGCAGAAATGCCCTTTGGTGCGATATCCTTCACGGTGAGTGATACAGGTATTGGGATGTCCCCTAGTCAGCAGCTACAGTTATTTCAACCCTTTACTCAAGGCGACACCTCAACCACGAAAAAATATGGCGGTACTGGACTAGGTTTAGCAATTAGCCGCCACTTTTGCCAGATGATGGGAGGGGAAATTATCGTCAAAAGTCAACCAGGTCTGGGTTCGACTTTTACCGTCTATCTGCCACTTCAGGAGCAAAGTTGA
- a CDS encoding DUF3318 domain-containing protein, with protein sequence MEPKVEIRRLFEVMPASGRMTIKIVSKPEQNQVIDPIFPLPWNQERLIYINFGLWERLTKPQRDLLILQKVAWLTGVRWFTPNIYQGVVLAGLLGGLVESAQSDVVGVAIAGGLSAIALLRIWRSNKSQESELNADTAAIKVAQRRGYSEAEAAQNLLSAIESVAKIEGRSSLDFIALIRCQNLRAIAGLSPVGIPAKFL encoded by the coding sequence ATGGAGCCAAAAGTTGAAATACGTCGTTTATTTGAGGTAATGCCGGCTTCTGGTAGGATGACGATTAAAATTGTCAGCAAACCAGAACAAAATCAGGTAATTGACCCGATTTTTCCTTTGCCCTGGAATCAAGAGAGGCTAATATATATAAACTTTGGTTTATGGGAGCGCTTGACAAAACCACAACGAGATTTGCTCATATTACAAAAGGTCGCTTGGTTGACAGGGGTGAGGTGGTTTACACCAAATATTTATCAGGGTGTGGTGTTAGCAGGGCTTTTGGGCGGATTAGTGGAATCTGCACAATCTGATGTGGTGGGGGTGGCGATCGCTGGGGGATTGAGTGCGATCGCTTTGTTGCGGATCTGGCGTAGCAACAAATCTCAAGAGTCTGAGTTAAATGCTGACACAGCAGCGATCAAAGTTGCTCAACGCCGTGGTTATTCCGAAGCCGAAGCAGCACAAAATTTACTATCAGCAATTGAGTCAGTAGCTAAGATAGAAGGGCGTTCTAGCTTAGATTTTATCGCTTTGATTCGTTGCCAAAATTTACGAGCGATCGCCGGTCTTTCACCAGTGGGTATACCAGCAAAATTTCTATAA
- a CDS encoding iron uptake porin: MTKLFWNALKFSPVVFAATFFASNSALAGEAVTSVSQLTQASKAQNIGQVTSVSQFSDVQPTDWAFQALQSLVERYGCIAGYPNGTYRGNRALTRYEFAAGLNACLDRVNELIATATADLVSKQDLATLQRLQEEFSAELATLRGRVDALEARTAELEANQFSTTTKLSGEAIFSVSQAFGDTRALPSGSQAARSDLDSNLAFANRVRLTLNSSFTGTDQLQTRLNAGNIIANNANNIGNASTGTNMTRLGYDGGTDNSVTIDKLNYAFNLSDSIRVKIDATGAELNENANVFNPDFRSSGSGALSRYGRFSPIYRQANDGAGITVNVNPNGPLTFTAAYVATGRNNAANPADGNGLFDGNNAIFGQVSFKPNQALNLGFAYARTYQQTPNLFGSTGSSFANNPFAGARTEANHYGFQATFQPSSTLTLGGWVGYTTAEAVTGANRDADAFYWAASLGIKDFGREGNTLGLIFGQPPKITGGNNIASESGTSYHLEGLYKLKLTDNILVTPGLLVIFNPENNNNNDTIYVGTLRTTFTF; encoded by the coding sequence ATGACAAAACTGTTCTGGAACGCTTTAAAATTTAGTCCAGTTGTTTTTGCTGCGACATTTTTCGCTAGTAATAGCGCCTTAGCTGGTGAGGCAGTAACCAGTGTTTCCCAATTAACACAAGCTTCTAAAGCTCAAAATATTGGTCAGGTAACATCTGTATCACAATTCTCAGATGTGCAACCTACCGATTGGGCATTCCAAGCATTACAATCTCTGGTTGAGCGTTATGGTTGTATTGCAGGTTATCCCAACGGCACATACCGTGGTAATCGTGCTTTGACCCGTTATGAGTTTGCTGCTGGTTTGAATGCTTGTTTAGACAGAGTTAACGAACTGATTGCTACAGCAACAGCTGATTTAGTTAGCAAGCAAGATTTAGCTACTTTACAGCGTTTACAAGAGGAATTTTCTGCTGAATTAGCAACTTTACGCGGTCGTGTCGATGCTTTAGAAGCTCGTACTGCGGAGTTAGAAGCTAATCAATTCTCTACTACTACCAAGCTTTCTGGAGAAGCAATCTTCAGTGTGTCCCAAGCTTTTGGTGACACTAGAGCGCTACCTTCTGGTTCTCAAGCTGCTCGAAGCGATTTAGATTCTAACCTGGCTTTTGCTAACCGGGTACGTTTAACCTTAAACAGCAGTTTCACCGGCACAGACCAGTTGCAAACTCGGTTAAATGCTGGAAACATTATTGCTAATAATGCCAATAACATAGGTAATGCTTCCACCGGCACTAACATGACTCGCTTGGGTTATGACGGCGGTACTGATAACAGTGTTACCATCGATAAACTCAACTATGCGTTCAATCTGAGCGATTCTATCCGGGTCAAGATTGATGCAACTGGCGCTGAGTTGAACGAAAACGCCAATGTGTTTAATCCTGACTTTAGAAGCAGTGGTTCTGGCGCTCTCTCCCGCTACGGACGTTTTAGCCCTATTTATCGTCAAGCCAACGACGGTGCTGGTATCACAGTAAATGTTAATCCCAACGGGCCTTTAACTTTTACAGCAGCTTACGTGGCAACAGGCAGAAATAATGCTGCTAACCCTGCTGATGGAAATGGTTTATTTGATGGCAACAATGCCATTTTTGGTCAGGTTTCTTTTAAACCAAACCAAGCTCTTAACCTTGGTTTCGCCTACGCTCGTACTTATCAACAAACTCCCAACCTCTTCGGTAGCACAGGAAGTTCTTTTGCGAATAATCCCTTTGCTGGTGCTAGAACCGAAGCTAACCACTACGGTTTCCAAGCTACATTCCAACCCAGTTCTACCCTAACCCTTGGTGGTTGGGTGGGCTACACCACTGCTGAGGCTGTAACTGGTGCTAACAGAGATGCAGATGCGTTTTACTGGGCTGCTAGCCTTGGTATCAAAGACTTTGGTAGAGAAGGGAATACATTGGGTTTGATATTTGGTCAGCCACCTAAAATCACTGGCGGTAACAATATTGCATCAGAAAGCGGCACTTCTTATCATTTAGAAGGTCTTTACAAGCTGAAACTAACTGATAATATTCTCGTGACCCCCGGTTTATTGGTGATTTTCAACCCAGAAAACAACAACAACAACGATACTATTTATGTAGGTACACTCCGTACTACATTCACTTTCTAA
- a CDS encoding Crp/Fnr family transcriptional regulator gives MSSTIFPQTSAVILNDSTINEHLTQRLFTRKEVIPPGKDILWRIESGAVRTLTWSEDGSFITLGYWGVGDVIGYPLSKVNPYQIECLTSVEAIIIPQHLWHQYTNNLLTHIQRSEELLSIVHRKPLSLRLWQFLIWLSQKFGRNLENGQLIEIYITHQEIAEVLNTTRVTVTRLLQQFENEGVLVRYKRRIILCSPNKTIMNMNLKNR, from the coding sequence ATGTCTTCTACAATTTTTCCTCAAACTTCTGCTGTTATCTTGAATGACTCTACGATAAATGAGCATTTAACACAAAGACTATTTACGCGTAAAGAAGTCATCCCACCTGGTAAAGACATACTCTGGCGCATTGAGAGTGGGGCTGTTCGGACTCTCACCTGGAGTGAAGATGGCTCATTTATTACTTTGGGTTATTGGGGAGTAGGAGATGTGATTGGTTATCCTTTATCCAAGGTAAACCCATATCAAATTGAATGCTTGACAAGTGTAGAGGCTATTATTATACCTCAGCATCTTTGGCATCAATACACTAATAATCTGCTGACGCATATTCAACGGTCAGAGGAGCTTTTAAGCATCGTTCACCGTAAGCCTCTTTCCCTACGTTTATGGCAATTTCTTATTTGGCTAAGTCAAAAGTTTGGGCGTAACTTAGAAAACGGCCAACTCATTGAGATATATATTACCCATCAGGAAATTGCCGAGGTCTTGAACACAACAAGAGTGACTGTAACAAGGTTACTACAGCAGTTTGAAAATGAAGGCGTGCTAGTACGTTATAAACGTCGCATTATTCTATGTTCACCAAATAAAACAATTATGAATATGAACTTAAAAAATAGGTAA
- the phoU gene encoding phosphate signaling complex protein PhoU, with amino-acid sequence MKAVVYSPNPENPQLARAIRRLERDVLRMGALVEQSFRLSHQALFSRDLKAAEELPRLDKKIDRFYRQIESDCTSIMTLQAPTAQDLRCLSAFMQLVRDLERIGDYAKDLAQIAVKIFPYPTHPSLPEIAVMAHHAQAMLATSLVALADLDEAGGRSIKHLDDAVDNAYDHLYQTLSQQRDVQGVVEPIILLALAIRCLERMADHATNIGQRVAYIVTGQRA; translated from the coding sequence GTGAAAGCTGTCGTTTATAGTCCCAACCCTGAAAATCCCCAGTTAGCACGAGCCATTAGGCGTTTAGAACGGGATGTATTACGCATGGGAGCTTTGGTAGAACAATCATTCCGCCTCAGCCACCAAGCCTTATTCTCCCGCGACTTAAAAGCGGCTGAGGAACTTCCCCGATTAGATAAAAAAATAGACCGTTTTTATAGACAAATAGAATCAGATTGTACATCCATAATGACATTACAAGCACCTACAGCCCAAGATTTGCGCTGTTTGAGTGCTTTTATGCAATTAGTCAGAGATTTAGAGCGTATTGGTGATTATGCCAAAGATTTAGCTCAAATAGCAGTCAAAATCTTTCCTTATCCGACTCACCCATCTCTACCGGAAATTGCTGTCATGGCCCATCACGCCCAAGCTATGCTAGCTACTAGCTTAGTGGCTTTGGCAGATTTAGATGAAGCCGGTGGACGTAGTATCAAGCATTTAGATGATGCTGTAGATAATGCCTATGATCACCTCTATCAAACTTTATCCCAGCAACGAGATGTGCAAGGCGTTGTTGAGCCAATCATACTGCTAGCACTGGCAATTCGTTGTTTAGAACGTATGGCTGATCATGCAACTAACATCGGTCAACGAGTGGCATATATCGTAACTGGTCAACGTGCCTAA
- a CDS encoding sensor histidine kinase, whose protein sequence is MLLLGFFLGLAVGIGLWIWQQIQLNRYLTRVTQPLHSHTSKLKVALPLLPRLQREIATLKQHRLDLQQSLQTYQDLLEFAPVGYLQVDEENQLLWCNQQAREILYLQRWQPGQVRLLLELVRSYELDQLIEQTRDRQKPQTKEWVFHPSCDNAAEMPTIKSMMLRAFSLPLHDEQVGVFLENRQPLLDMNQLRERSFSDLAHELRTPLTSIRLVAETLQNRLEPPLNRWVDRLMQEVDRLVNLVQSWLELTQMEANPTMQLQMETVELRSLITSVWETLEPLAQRQNLSLSYSGPEKLLIKADSARIYQVFLNLLDNSIKYSSPNTSIQIQAEILSFKKNHEANSAPPILEINLIDAGKGFAEEDLPHVFERFYRGDKARTHSALQDTNIVGNGLGLAIVRQIILAHGGSIKAMNHSEIGGAWIQLHIPEVVAN, encoded by the coding sequence ATGCTCTTATTGGGATTTTTTCTGGGTTTGGCGGTAGGTATTGGGTTATGGATTTGGCAACAGATTCAACTAAACCGCTACCTGACGCGAGTTACCCAACCTCTGCACTCCCATACTTCTAAGCTGAAAGTGGCGTTGCCGTTGCTTCCTCGTCTGCAACGAGAAATCGCTACTCTCAAACAGCATCGACTAGATTTGCAACAGTCGCTGCAAACTTACCAAGACCTACTGGAATTTGCGCCAGTGGGCTATTTGCAGGTAGATGAAGAAAATCAATTGCTGTGGTGTAATCAGCAAGCCAGAGAAATCTTATATTTACAAAGATGGCAACCGGGACAGGTGCGTTTGTTGCTAGAATTGGTGCGTTCTTATGAACTTGATCAGTTAATCGAGCAAACACGCGATCGCCAAAAACCCCAAACGAAAGAGTGGGTATTTCATCCCTCTTGTGATAACGCCGCAGAAATGCCCACCATCAAATCTATGATGTTAAGGGCGTTTAGCTTACCACTACACGATGAACAAGTAGGAGTTTTTCTGGAAAATCGCCAGCCCCTCCTAGACATGAATCAGCTAAGGGAAAGGTCTTTTTCTGATTTAGCCCATGAATTACGCACACCCCTAACCTCCATTCGCTTGGTTGCAGAAACCCTGCAAAATCGCCTGGAACCGCCCTTAAATCGTTGGGTTGACCGTTTGATGCAGGAAGTGGACAGACTGGTTAACTTAGTCCAAAGTTGGCTAGAACTGACCCAAATGGAAGCAAATCCTACCATGCAGTTGCAGATGGAAACGGTAGAATTGCGATCGCTCATCACTTCAGTGTGGGAAACCCTAGAACCTCTAGCACAGCGTCAAAATCTCTCTCTCTCCTACTCTGGCCCAGAAAAACTCTTGATTAAAGCCGACTCAGCCCGGATTTATCAAGTATTTCTCAACTTGCTAGATAACAGTATTAAGTACAGCTCACCCAATACCAGTATTCAAATTCAAGCCGAAATCTTATCTTTTAAGAAGAATCATGAAGCTAATTCTGCTCCTCCCATCCTCGAAATAAATTTAATTGATGCTGGTAAAGGTTTTGCAGAAGAAGATTTACCCCATGTTTTTGAGCGATTTTATCGAGGAGATAAAGCCCGGACACACTCAGCTTTGCAGGATACTAATATTGTCGGTAATGGGTTAGGTTTAGCGATCGTCAGACAAATTATTTTAGCTCACGGTGGCTCTATCAAAGCCATGAACCATTCAGAAATCGGTGGCGCATGGATACAACTTCACATACCTGAAGTAGTGGCAAACTGA
- a CDS encoding winged helix-turn-helix domain-containing protein: MYTSESIKYSARTEIGQTSRILVVEDEELIQEMLAVALEEEGYGVVTAADGRSAVEYLKSFEPNGGDFPFDLVILDLMLPQINGLDICRLLRHQGNPVPILMLSAKGSETDRVLGLEVGADDYLTKPFSMRELVARCRALLRRQRLITLPQLPVLKFKDVTLNPQECRVLVRGQEVNLSPKEFRLLELFMSYARRVWSREQLLDQVWGPDFVGDSKTVDVHIRWLREKLEQDPSHPEYIVTVRGFGYRFG, from the coding sequence ATGTACACCAGTGAATCGATTAAGTATTCGGCTAGAACAGAGATTGGACAAACCAGTCGGATTCTGGTAGTGGAAGACGAAGAACTCATCCAAGAAATGCTAGCAGTAGCACTGGAAGAGGAAGGTTATGGGGTAGTAACTGCTGCTGATGGTAGGTCAGCTGTGGAGTATCTCAAAAGTTTTGAACCAAACGGAGGTGATTTTCCCTTTGATTTGGTGATTCTCGATTTGATGTTACCCCAAATAAATGGCTTAGATATCTGCCGTTTGTTGCGTCATCAAGGCAACCCAGTACCAATTTTGATGCTCAGTGCCAAAGGTAGTGAAACCGATCGCGTGTTAGGTTTAGAAGTAGGGGCAGATGACTATTTAACTAAGCCCTTTAGTATGCGGGAGTTGGTGGCACGTTGTCGCGCTTTACTCCGTCGTCAGCGCCTCATCACTTTACCCCAACTACCTGTACTGAAATTTAAAGATGTGACTTTAAATCCTCAAGAGTGTCGCGTATTGGTACGAGGACAAGAAGTAAATCTTTCACCCAAAGAGTTCCGCTTGTTGGAACTGTTCATGAGTTACGCTCGTCGAGTATGGTCACGGGAACAATTGCTAGACCAGGTTTGGGGGCCGGATTTTGTCGGCGATAGCAAAACTGTAGATGTCCACATTCGTTGGTTGCGAGAAAAATTGGAACAAGACCCCAGTCACCCAGAATATATTGTGACTGTAAGAGGATTTGGATATCGATTCGGATAA